Proteins encoded together in one Miscanthus floridulus cultivar M001 chromosome 16, ASM1932011v1, whole genome shotgun sequence window:
- the LOC136512309 gene encoding uncharacterized protein isoform X2, producing MISGNLTNEELGAGCTKAEGPTASAVVAKSPVMSSSRHWPPSTESRIVRVSRVFGGKDRHSKVRTVKGLRDRRVRLSVPTAIQLYDLQDRLGLSQPSKVVDWLLDAAQHEIDKLPPLQFPPQAQDLVAHLPPSMMAPFSNVAAAADRAAAAANASAAMADGDKRHCHGSGIKGHMGLNNSIGLVNATMPLAHGLYYTPARESWTTNGNNAAVHDHQLVFYSPEGGGFAMKEATDHQFPVDSLEHSQGQLSLSSARSFLHPGNQG from the exons ATGATAAGCGGTAACCTCACCAATGAAGAGCTGGGGGCCGGGTGCACCAAGGCCGAGGGGCCGACCGCGAGCGCCGTCGTCGCAAAGAGTCCCGTGATGTCGAGCTCCCGACACTGGCCGCCGTCGACGGAGTCGAGGATCGTGCGCGTGTCGCGGGTCTTCGGCGGCAAGGACCGGCACAGCAAGGTGAGGACGGTCAAGGGGCTGCGCGACCGGCGCGTGCGGCTTTCCGTGCCGACGGCGATCCAGCTCTACGACCTCCAGGACCGGCTGGGCCTCAGCCAGCCGAGCAAGGTGGTGGACTGGCTGCTGGACGCCGCGCAGCACGAGATCGACAAGCTGCCCCCGCTCCAGTTCCCGCCGCAAGCGCAGGACCTCGTCGCCCATCTGCCGCCGTCCATGATGGCGCCCTTCTCCAACGTTGCAGCTGCGGCCgaccgggccgccgccgccgcgaacgCGTCCGCCGCGATGGCCGATGGCGACAAACGACACTGCCACGGCAGCGGCATCAAAGGGCACATGGGCCTCAACAATTCCATCGGCCTCGTCAACGCCACCATGCCGCTGGCTCACGGCTTGTACTACACGCCCGCGCGTGAGTCTTGGACGACCAATGGCAATAATGCCGCCGTCCATGATCATCAG CTCGTCTTCTACTCGCCGGAAGGCGGCGGCTTCGCCATGAAAGAAGCCACCGATCATCAGTTCCCTGTAGATAGCCTCGAACACTCGCAAGGCCAGCTCTCACTGAGCTCAGCTAGAAGCTTCCTTCACCCCGGCAACCAGGGATGA
- the LOC136512309 gene encoding transcription factor TCP24-like isoform X1 — protein sequence MISGNLTNEELGAGCTKAEGPTASAVVAKSPVMSSSRHWPPSTESRIVRVSRVFGGKDRHSKVRTVKGLRDRRVRLSVPTAIQLYDLQDRLGLSQPSKVVDWLLDAAQHEIDKLPPLQFPPQAQDLVAHLPPSMMAPFSNVAAAADRAAAAANASAAMADGDKRHCHGSGIKGHMGLNNSIGLVNATMPLAHGLYYTPARESWTTNGNNAAVHDHQVSHGTSPQTVAHHSPFSSLLSLAAPGPQLVFYSPEGGGFAMKEATDHQFPVDSLEHSQGQLSLSSARSFLHPGNQG from the coding sequence ATGATAAGCGGTAACCTCACCAATGAAGAGCTGGGGGCCGGGTGCACCAAGGCCGAGGGGCCGACCGCGAGCGCCGTCGTCGCAAAGAGTCCCGTGATGTCGAGCTCCCGACACTGGCCGCCGTCGACGGAGTCGAGGATCGTGCGCGTGTCGCGGGTCTTCGGCGGCAAGGACCGGCACAGCAAGGTGAGGACGGTCAAGGGGCTGCGCGACCGGCGCGTGCGGCTTTCCGTGCCGACGGCGATCCAGCTCTACGACCTCCAGGACCGGCTGGGCCTCAGCCAGCCGAGCAAGGTGGTGGACTGGCTGCTGGACGCCGCGCAGCACGAGATCGACAAGCTGCCCCCGCTCCAGTTCCCGCCGCAAGCGCAGGACCTCGTCGCCCATCTGCCGCCGTCCATGATGGCGCCCTTCTCCAACGTTGCAGCTGCGGCCgaccgggccgccgccgccgcgaacgCGTCCGCCGCGATGGCCGATGGCGACAAACGACACTGCCACGGCAGCGGCATCAAAGGGCACATGGGCCTCAACAATTCCATCGGCCTCGTCAACGCCACCATGCCGCTGGCTCACGGCTTGTACTACACGCCCGCGCGTGAGTCTTGGACGACCAATGGCAATAATGCCGCCGTCCATGATCATCAGGTGAGCCATGGCACTTCGCCTCAGACGGTGGCTCACCACTCGCCGTTCTCATCCCTACTGTCGCTTGCTGCTCCGGGGCCTCAGCTCGTCTTCTACTCGCCGGAAGGCGGCGGCTTCGCCATGAAAGAAGCCACCGATCATCAGTTCCCTGTAGATAGCCTCGAACACTCGCAAGGCCAGCTCTCACTGAGCTCAGCTAGAAGCTTCCTTCACCCCGGCAACCAGGGATGA